GAGGAAAAAAGCCGCTCAAAGATTAAGAAACAAAATTAGAAACTTAATTGATGAGGATCACTGCCAAGATAACCAATACCGAGTAAAACTCGACTGAGGTCAATTTTATCGATACCAACCTCAAAATCGGTGATAGTATCACCAATATCCACCAAACTGTCATAGCGGAAAATATCAGCGCCCTTCCCACCCGTTAGGCGATCTGCCCCTTGACCACCGATTAAAATATCATCACCAGTAGTACCATTAAGAGTATCATTACCACTGGTGGGATTATTACCAAATGCCGTCAGCGTAATCGTCAGACTGCTGTTGCTAAATGCGTCATACTCATCCTTAACTTGATAGTTAGCCACCACATTAAGAGTTTGACCAAAAGGCAGATTACTGTAACTAGCATGGCTAGTATCAAAGCTATAACTACCGTCAGAGTTCAAGGTTAAACCATCCACAGCAGAGATCAGACTATAGGTCAAGATTGTGCCATCATCCACGTCATAATCGTTGGTAGCCACCGAACCGGTAATAATTGTTTTCGTTAAACCGCTATTGGTATCAGCAACGGCGACGGGCGCATCATTTACCCCCGTGATAGTAACGGTGAGGGGCGCTGTAGCAGTCTTGAAAAAGTCATCTTGAACCGTATAAGTACCGACAAAAGTCAACGGGGGGAATATAACTATAGTTGCCGTCACTCTTATTGAGTATAGTACCAGCACTCGCAGTCAGGTTGGAGATGGTTAAAAGGTCATTTTCTGGATCGGTAATCCCTGTTAATAAATCATTGATAGTCAGAGTT
The Cyanobacterium sp. T60_A2020_053 DNA segment above includes these coding regions:
- a CDS encoding cadherin-like domain-containing protein is translated as MSSTTTNDPPLSLTQAFPFDFDVIKNQWATLTINDLLTGITDPENDLLTISNLTASAGTILNKSDGNYSYIPPVDFCRYLYGSR
- a CDS encoding M10 family metallopeptidase C-terminal domain-containing protein is translated as MRVLVLYSIRVTATIVIFPPLTFVGTYTVQDDFFKTATAPLTVTITGVNDAPVAVADTNSGLTKTIITGSVATNDYDVDDGTILTYSLISAVDGLTLNSDGSYSFDTSHASYSNLPFGQTLNVVANYQVKDEYDAFSNSSLTITLTAFGNNPTSGNDTLNGTTGDDILIGGQGADRLTGGKGADIFRYDSLVDIGDTITDFEVGIDKIDLSRVLLGIGYLGSDPHQLSF